The Porphyrobacter sp. HT-58-2 genome has a window encoding:
- a CDS encoding preprotein translocase subunit YajC encodes MTMRPKRLVLPLIAVVLAGAAATPAFAQMQGQGQRQGQNQGNDLIGQRSERVVQPYIEVGQVVSAELSPGNDVVTFTQVAVGVDINVQGRNSGAAVSLRYERNIGYGDDSIDTDTISGIARTSVALIPNALSFETGGLAARTRIDPGGGTTANPLVREDAESRFYSAYAGPSLNTRVGDVDLTGVARVGYNRFETDAALVTPQGQTVDVFDDSVTYLGQLRAGTRPGEVLPVGLAVTAGGFQEDIGNLDQRVRDLFVRGDVTVPLNNNLAIVAGAGYEDVEISSRDALRDANGDPVIGADGRFVTDPASPRQIAFDVDGLLWDVGVLWRPSSRTNLQAAVGRRYDSTTYYGQFTYVPNERSAFALQAYDGVSGFGGVLNNALAGLDSDFQAIRNPVTGDFGGLVTGTQGQAIVGSLGSVRSAAFRGRGVRASYERNFGRTVAAIGAGYDRRTFIAAAGTALAPANGITDESYYVIAGLTRNLGLDADITSNAYINWFDGAGTGNDVTAMGGSIAYNQSITRRLVGRAAIAVDYFDSQLTAEDFAFATALIGMRYNF; translated from the coding sequence ATGACCATGCGTCCCAAAAGACTGGTACTTCCGCTCATCGCCGTGGTGCTGGCAGGTGCTGCCGCAACCCCCGCTTTTGCCCAGATGCAGGGGCAGGGACAGAGGCAGGGGCAGAATCAGGGCAATGATCTGATCGGCCAGCGTTCCGAACGCGTGGTGCAGCCCTATATCGAAGTCGGGCAGGTCGTCTCGGCCGAACTCAGCCCGGGCAATGATGTGGTCACCTTCACCCAGGTTGCCGTCGGCGTCGACATCAATGTGCAGGGGCGCAATTCGGGAGCGGCGGTTTCGCTGCGCTATGAACGCAACATCGGTTACGGCGACGACAGCATCGATACCGACACCATCAGCGGGATCGCGCGCACTTCGGTGGCCTTGATTCCCAATGCCCTGAGCTTCGAGACAGGCGGTCTTGCGGCACGCACCCGGATCGATCCGGGCGGTGGTACCACAGCCAACCCGCTGGTGCGCGAGGATGCCGAAAGCCGTTTCTACAGTGCCTATGCCGGGCCGAGCCTCAACACCCGGGTCGGCGATGTCGACCTGACCGGCGTGGCGCGCGTCGGCTACAACCGGTTCGAAACCGATGCCGCGCTCGTGACCCCGCAAGGCCAGACGGTGGACGTCTTCGACGACAGCGTGACCTATCTCGGCCAGCTGCGTGCGGGCACGCGACCGGGCGAGGTGCTGCCGGTGGGCCTTGCCGTGACCGCCGGGGGTTTCCAGGAGGATATCGGCAATCTCGACCAGCGCGTGCGCGACCTGTTCGTGCGCGGCGATGTGACGGTGCCGCTCAACAACAACCTCGCGATTGTGGCCGGTGCCGGTTACGAGGACGTCGAGATTTCGAGCCGCGATGCGCTGCGCGACGCCAATGGCGATCCGGTGATCGGCGCTGATGGCCGCTTCGTCACCGATCCCGCTTCACCGCGGCAGATTGCCTTCGATGTCGATGGGCTGCTGTGGGACGTCGGCGTGTTGTGGCGCCCGTCCTCGCGCACAAACCTTCAGGCCGCCGTCGGCCGGCGTTACGATTCCACCACCTATTACGGTCAGTTCACCTACGTCCCCAACGAGCGCAGCGCCTTCGCCTTGCAGGCCTATGACGGGGTGAGCGGCTTTGGCGGGGTGCTCAACAACGCGCTTGCCGGTCTCGACAGCGATTTTCAGGCGATCCGCAACCCGGTCACGGGCGACTTCGGCGGTCTCGTGACCGGCACGCAGGGACAGGCCATCGTCGGTTCGCTCGGCTCGGTGCGCTCGGCTGCCTTCCGCGGGCGGGGGGTACGCGCTTCCTATGAACGTAACTTTGGCCGCACCGTGGCTGCAATCGGCGCAGGTTACGACCGGCGCACCTTCATCGCCGCCGCGGGCACAGCACTCGCGCCAGCCAACGGCATCACCGACGAGAGCTACTATGTCATCGCCGGCCTGACCCGCAACCTCGGGCTCGATGCCGACATCACCAGCAACGCCTACATCAACTGGTTCGATGGCGCTGGCACCGGGAATGACGTTACCGCGATGGGTGGTTCGATCGCTTACAACCAATCGATTACCCGGCGACTGGTTGGTCGTGCGGCGATTGCGGTCGATTACTTCGACAGCCAGCTCACCGCCGAGGACTTTGCCTTTGCCACTGCGCTGATCGGCATGCGCTACAACTTCTGA
- a CDS encoding AAA family ATPase, with product MTDQGKINREGARPASLFERADMTFGRDPRGVSPKMPSVPIDIPPVPQALRRPVAPQAAPVRSLPPEPGVRQAAPAPAPRAVAFRGPFAAIDREHLREGGLIVPEDPVTGLLEEFRIVKRELLADARAEDTPQARRILVCSPHPGEGKTYCATNLAIALAAERGLEVLLVDADVVKPSVNQRLGIEAEQGLMDALADPSILPESLVIRTDIEGLFVLPAGTASSRDAEYLASARTAEVLDRLTEGAPDRIVIFDTPPALAASPAAELAQHVGQALLVVRADDTSRAALEDAQQLLSACADIKLLLNAARYSPSGRRFGSYGRKGK from the coding sequence ATGACCGATCAGGGCAAGATCAACCGTGAAGGCGCAAGGCCGGCGTCGCTGTTCGAGCGGGCCGACATGACATTCGGCCGCGATCCGCGCGGTGTTTCTCCGAAAATGCCGAGCGTTCCGATTGACATTCCGCCGGTGCCGCAGGCGCTACGCCGGCCTGTCGCGCCGCAAGCTGCACCTGTTCGTTCCCTGCCGCCTGAACCTGGCGTTCGGCAGGCCGCGCCCGCGCCCGCGCCGCGCGCCGTCGCGTTCCGCGGGCCTTTTGCTGCGATCGACCGTGAGCATCTGCGCGAAGGCGGGTTGATCGTACCGGAAGACCCTGTGACCGGGCTGCTGGAGGAATTCCGCATCGTCAAGCGCGAGCTGCTGGCCGATGCGCGCGCCGAAGATACGCCACAGGCCCGCCGCATTCTGGTGTGTTCGCCCCATCCGGGCGAGGGCAAGACCTATTGCGCCACCAACCTTGCCATTGCGCTCGCTGCCGAGCGTGGTCTTGAGGTGCTGCTGGTCGATGCCGATGTCGTCAAGCCGAGCGTCAATCAGCGGCTGGGGATCGAGGCCGAGCAAGGTCTGATGGATGCGCTTGCCGATCCGTCTATCCTGCCCGAGAGTCTCGTTATCCGTACGGACATCGAAGGCCTGTTCGTGCTTCCCGCCGGAACAGCCTCGTCGCGCGATGCCGAATATCTGGCCAGTGCGCGCACGGCCGAGGTGCTGGATCGCCTGACCGAAGGCGCGCCGGACCGAATCGTGATTTTCGACACGCCGCCCGCGCTTGCCGCATCGCCCGCTGCCGAATTGGCACAGCATGTTGGGCAGGCCCTGCTGGTGGTGCGCGCTGACGATACGAGCCGCGCCGCGCTCGAAGATGCGCAGCAACTGCTTTCCGCCTGCGCCGATATCAAGCTTCTCCTCAACGCCGCGCGCTACAGCCCCTCGGGCCGTCGCTTCGGCTCTTATGGCAGGAAGGGGAAATGA
- a CDS encoding XrtA system polysaccharide chain length determinant, with amino-acid sequence MSEIFDELRAALWSVWHRRWIAIAAAWGVCLLGWLVIAMIPNSYESKARVYVDVQDVLSKQLGIAGDGKEEIMRVRQTLSSAKNLEKVITSTRLGEGITERGALDAAIGELEKKVKVTSEQDNLFEITAAIGHGDLSDAENAVLARDVVQKLLDILREEHIIGNRAGISSAIGDLDRQLDERKLELEEAEQRRLAFEAQYPDLVGGSDSLSSKVQQARTELRNVDADLAAAQSGLAAIANQMAGTPRTVPGAAGGPAMGPRAALLQAQTQLAELRARGLTDSHPDVVSTTKQVAVLTKQAAAAGDDAGGVPNPAYASLVAIRSERQATVEALQARRAALQSNFAALMASQASEPAIAAEANRISRDYDVLRQNYEKLLQDREALRTRGKVEDKASQFRFDIIQQPTVPQKPAAPNRPLLLLGVLIVGLGAGVAGAYALGQLKSSFATPQKLERAFDLPVIGSISLTVSDAARVVERRRLKQFAGACAGLGVMFVILLAIEVVSVGAMA; translated from the coding sequence ATGAGCGAGATCTTCGACGAACTGCGCGCCGCGCTGTGGTCGGTCTGGCACCGGCGCTGGATCGCGATTGCCGCGGCCTGGGGCGTATGCCTGCTGGGCTGGCTGGTGATCGCGATGATCCCGAACAGCTACGAGAGCAAGGCGCGCGTCTATGTCGATGTGCAGGACGTCCTGTCCAAGCAGCTTGGCATTGCCGGTGACGGCAAGGAAGAGATCATGCGCGTGCGGCAGACCCTGTCGAGTGCCAAGAATCTCGAAAAGGTCATCACCTCGACCCGCCTTGGCGAAGGCATTACCGAGCGCGGTGCGCTGGATGCCGCAATCGGCGAACTCGAAAAGAAGGTGAAGGTGACGAGCGAGCAGGACAACCTGTTCGAAATCACCGCCGCCATTGGCCACGGCGATCTGTCCGATGCCGAAAACGCCGTGCTGGCGCGCGATGTGGTGCAGAAGCTGCTCGATATCCTGCGCGAGGAACACATCATCGGCAACCGTGCCGGGATCAGTTCTGCCATCGGCGATCTCGACCGCCAACTCGATGAGCGCAAGCTCGAACTCGAGGAAGCCGAACAGCGCCGCCTCGCCTTCGAGGCGCAATATCCCGATCTGGTCGGCGGTTCGGACAGCCTGTCGTCCAAGGTCCAGCAGGCGCGCACCGAGTTGCGCAATGTTGATGCGGATCTCGCTGCCGCGCAAAGCGGGCTGGCAGCGATTGCGAACCAGATGGCTGGCACCCCGCGGACGGTTCCTGGCGCTGCGGGAGGCCCGGCGATGGGGCCGCGCGCTGCCCTGCTTCAGGCACAGACCCAGCTTGCCGAACTGCGCGCACGCGGTCTGACCGATAGCCACCCCGATGTTGTTTCGACCACCAAGCAGGTCGCGGTGCTGACCAAGCAGGCCGCTGCAGCGGGTGATGATGCGGGCGGGGTGCCGAACCCTGCCTATGCCTCGCTGGTGGCGATCCGCAGCGAACGTCAGGCCACGGTCGAGGCGCTTCAGGCCCGCCGCGCGGCGCTGCAGAGCAATTTTGCTGCACTGATGGCCAGTCAGGCCAGCGAGCCGGCGATTGCGGCCGAGGCCAACCGCATCAGCCGCGATTACGATGTGCTGCGTCAGAACTACGAAAAGCTGCTGCAGGACCGCGAGGCATTGCGCACGCGCGGCAAGGTCGAGGACAAGGCCAGCCAGTTCCGTTTCGACATCATCCAGCAGCCCACCGTGCCGCAGAAACCGGCGGCGCCAAATCGCCCGTTGCTGCTGTTGGGCGTGCTGATTGTCGGTCTGGGTGCCGGGGTCGCGGGGGCCTATGCTTTGGGCCAGCTCAAATCGAGCTTTGCCACGCCGCAGAAGCTCGAACGGGCATTCGATCTGCCGGTGATCGGTTCGATCTCGCTGACCGTCTCGGATGCCGCGCGGGTCGTTGAACGGCGCCGTCTTAAGCAGTTTGCCGGGGCCTGTGCAGGGCTTGGCGTGATGTTCGTGATCCTGCTTGCGATCGAGGTCGTCTCGGTCGGAGCGATGGCCTGA
- a CDS encoding XrtA/PEP-CTERM system exopolysaccharide export protein: MLYPLPLKRLAALGLAAVLLAGCGGGGPQLPPVNYGDGSVAPSEEYTIGPLDEITIHVWRNPELSADKVRVRPDGRLTIPLVQDIPAVGKTATQLQDYIAGELSKYIEQPIVSVIVNTPEGNFTQQVRIIGATPQPASLPFRANMTALDAMIAVGGLNEFAAGNRAKLIRLNRETGKQVEYRLRLSDLIRRGDASANVMLKPGDTIIIPESRF; this comes from the coding sequence ATGCTGTACCCTCTGCCCCTCAAGCGTCTCGCGGCTCTCGGCCTTGCGGCTGTTCTGCTCGCAGGCTGCGGCGGCGGCGGCCCGCAACTCCCGCCCGTCAATTATGGCGATGGCTCCGTTGCCCCATCGGAGGAATACACCATCGGCCCGCTTGACGAGATCACCATCCACGTCTGGCGCAACCCTGAACTTTCCGCCGACAAGGTTCGCGTGCGTCCTGATGGCCGCCTGACGATCCCGCTGGTGCAGGACATCCCGGCGGTGGGCAAGACCGCGACCCAGTTGCAGGACTACATCGCCGGCGAACTGTCCAAGTATATCGAGCAGCCGATTGTTTCGGTGATCGTCAACACGCCCGAAGGCAACTTCACCCAGCAGGTGCGCATCATCGGCGCGACGCCGCAGCCGGCCTCGCTCCCGTTCCGGGCCAACATGACGGCTCTTGATGCGATGATCGCGGTGGGGGGGCTCAACGAATTTGCCGCTGGCAACCGCGCCAAGCTCATCCGGCTCAACCGCGAAACCGGCAAGCAGGTGGAATACCGCCTGCGCCTGTCGGACCTCATCCGACGGGGTGATGCCAGCGCCAATGTCATGCTCAAGCCCGGCGACACCATCATCATCCCCGAGAGCCGGTTCTAA
- a CDS encoding acyl-CoA ligase (AMP-forming), exosortase A system-associated produces the protein MPPQPDPSPRPLDHLAELAGVAGRGEAPALVLKASTLNHNQLRQRVGQLAMWLTDMLPEPGARVASWAAKGELTCLLPLAAARAGLVHVPVNPLLKRAQVAHILADSGARLLIGTGSRLASLEPGDLPPGCAALGESEALQMADRFGALGPSRLDPSELAAILYTSGSTGKPKGVMLSHANMWLGAVSVAHYLGLAGDDVTLAVLPLSFDYGQNQLLSTWYAGGCVVPLDFLFPKDVAKACAKHGVTTLAAVPPLWVQLTEIEWPAEAAKPLRRLTNSGGALTVELVRSLRAMFPDARLFPMYGLTEAFRSTFLDPALVDRHPTSMGKAIPFAEILVVNDAGDIAADGEEGELVHCGPLVAQGYWQDAERTAERFKPAPAASQYGGMAVFSGDRVKRDADGLLYFAGRRDAMIKSAGNRISPQEIEEAALATGFAVEAVALAVPHARLGQAVHLVVRGDPEGAEALAKQLQRDLPNFMQPQHIHWREAMPLNPNGKIDRIALQAELNKECGA, from the coding sequence ATGCCACCGCAGCCCGATCCCTCTCCGAGGCCCCTCGACCACCTTGCCGAACTGGCAGGGGTGGCGGGACGCGGCGAGGCACCGGCGCTGGTGCTCAAGGCCAGCACCCTTAACCACAATCAGTTAAGACAGCGTGTGGGCCAGCTTGCGATGTGGCTGACCGATATGCTGCCCGAGCCCGGCGCACGCGTCGCAAGCTGGGCGGCGAAAGGGGAGCTCACCTGCCTTCTGCCGCTTGCGGCGGCGCGGGCCGGGCTGGTGCATGTGCCGGTCAATCCGCTGCTCAAGCGCGCGCAGGTCGCGCATATCCTCGCCGATAGCGGCGCAAGGCTGCTGATCGGGACAGGCTCGCGGCTTGCCTCGCTGGAGCCGGGCGATCTGCCGCCCGGATGCGCCGCGTTGGGAGAGAGCGAGGCCTTGCAGATGGCCGACCGGTTCGGCGCGCTCGGCCCGTCGCGCCTTGATCCTTCCGAACTGGCCGCGATCCTCTACACGTCCGGCTCGACCGGCAAGCCCAAGGGGGTGATGCTGAGCCATGCCAACATGTGGCTGGGCGCGGTGAGCGTGGCGCATTATCTCGGGCTGGCGGGGGATGACGTCACGTTGGCGGTGCTGCCGTTGTCGTTTGATTACGGGCAAAACCAGCTTTTGAGCACATGGTATGCAGGCGGGTGTGTGGTGCCGCTCGATTTCCTGTTCCCCAAGGATGTCGCCAAGGCCTGCGCCAAGCATGGCGTGACGACCCTCGCCGCGGTGCCGCCCTTGTGGGTGCAACTGACCGAGATCGAGTGGCCTGCCGAAGCTGCCAAGCCTCTCCGTCGGCTGACCAACAGCGGCGGGGCGCTGACGGTGGAGCTGGTGCGCAGCCTTCGGGCGATGTTTCCGGATGCGCGGCTGTTCCCGATGTATGGGCTGACCGAGGCGTTCCGCTCGACCTTCCTCGATCCGGCGCTGGTCGATCGCCACCCGACCTCGATGGGCAAGGCGATACCCTTCGCCGAGATCCTCGTGGTGAACGACGCAGGCGACATCGCGGCGGATGGCGAAGAGGGCGAGCTTGTCCATTGCGGCCCGCTCGTGGCGCAGGGCTATTGGCAGGACGCAGAGCGCACGGCGGAACGCTTCAAGCCTGCGCCTGCCGCCTCGCAATATGGCGGAATGGCGGTGTTTTCGGGCGACCGGGTCAAGCGCGACGCAGACGGGTTGCTCTATTTTGCCGGACGGCGCGATGCGATGATCAAGAGCGCGGGCAACCGGATTTCCCCGCAGGAGATCGAGGAAGCGGCGCTTGCCACTGGGTTTGCGGTCGAAGCCGTGGCGCTGGCGGTGCCGCATGCAAGGCTGGGGCAGGCGGTGCATCTGGTGGTGCGCGGCGATCCCGAGGGGGCCGAGGCGCTGGCCAAGCAGCTTCAGCGCGATCTTCCCAACTTCATGCAGCCGCAGCATATCCATTGGCGCGAGGCCATGCCGCTCAATCCCAATGGCAAGATCGACCGCATAGCCTTGCAGGCGGAACTCAACAAGGAATGTGGCGCATGA
- a CDS encoding GNAT family N-acetyltransferase encodes MIEARYHDSVNVLQALSASGTAAPFDRAEWYALLADTGLTPLIAIASDADKTAALALTQDAGRITPLRNWYSFTWRELAPPGAAGDRLLLAIACQLKQRGWRVTLEPVPGEDGSAERLARAFRAAGWQVMVEPCDTNHILPVKGRSFAEYWETRPGPLRTTLKRKAKRVEVEVLTHFDAAVWADYEAIYAASWKPAEDQPAMLRAFAEAEGMAGRLRLGVARADGLAVAAQCWTVENGVAYIHKLAHLESHKPLSAGTTLTAALFQHVIDIDKVRLVDFGTGDQSYKADWMDEVRPRFRIDCLDPAHLRSWPALAKRLLRRG; translated from the coding sequence GTGATCGAAGCGCGGTATCACGATAGCGTTAACGTCTTGCAAGCGCTGTCTGCTTCAGGGACCGCTGCGCCGTTCGATCGCGCAGAGTGGTACGCGCTGCTTGCCGACACCGGACTCACCCCGCTGATCGCGATTGCCAGCGACGCCGATAAAACGGCCGCCCTCGCTTTAACGCAGGATGCAGGGCGGATCACGCCCTTGCGCAACTGGTACAGCTTTACCTGGCGCGAGCTTGCTCCGCCGGGCGCGGCCGGCGACCGCTTGCTGCTTGCCATTGCCTGTCAACTGAAGCAGCGCGGGTGGCGCGTCACGCTCGAACCCGTGCCAGGCGAGGATGGCTCGGCTGAAAGGCTCGCTCGCGCGTTCCGGGCGGCAGGCTGGCAGGTGATGGTGGAGCCTTGCGACACCAACCACATCCTGCCGGTCAAGGGCCGCAGCTTTGCCGAATACTGGGAGACCCGCCCCGGCCCCTTGCGCACCACGCTGAAGCGCAAGGCGAAGAGGGTTGAAGTCGAGGTGCTGACCCATTTCGACGCGGCTGTATGGGCCGATTACGAGGCGATCTATGCCGCAAGCTGGAAACCGGCCGAGGATCAGCCCGCCATGCTGCGTGCTTTCGCTGAAGCCGAGGGCATGGCGGGACGGCTGCGGCTCGGGGTCGCCCGCGCCGATGGGCTGGCGGTTGCGGCGCAGTGCTGGACGGTCGAGAACGGCGTGGCCTACATCCACAAGCTGGCCCATCTGGAAAGCCACAAGCCGCTGTCCGCCGGGACGACACTCACCGCCGCGCTGTTCCAGCACGTGATCGACATCGACAAGGTTCGCCTGGTCGATTTCGGCACCGGGGACCAGAGCTACAAGGCTGACTGGATGGATGAGGTGCGCCCGCGTTTCCGCATCGATTGCCTCGATCCGGCGCACCTTCGCAGCTGGCCCGCGCTCGCCAAGCGGCTGCTCCGGCGCGGGTAA
- a CDS encoding acyl carrier protein: MNTSANIDSEAGLDRELKSLIADVLGLDPSQADAFGPESGLFGHLPELDSMAVAGLLTEMEDRLGIVIEDDDVTGEMLETYGGLLAFAQAKLAHR; the protein is encoded by the coding sequence ATGAACACCTCTGCGAACATCGACAGCGAAGCTGGGCTTGACCGCGAACTCAAGAGCTTGATCGCCGACGTGCTAGGCCTCGATCCGTCGCAGGCCGATGCCTTCGGCCCTGAGTCGGGACTGTTCGGCCACTTGCCGGAGCTGGATTCGATGGCGGTCGCAGGGCTCCTCACCGAAATGGAAGACCGGCTCGGCATCGTGATCGAGGATGACGATGTGACCGGCGAAATGCTGGAAACCTATGGTGGCCTGCTCGCTTTCGCGCAGGCCAAGCTTGCCCACCGCTAG
- a CDS encoding hydrolase 1, exosortase A system-associated, which yields MTRLSHTFACGSRTLVGTLDTAPGSTGLLIVSGGNEIRSGAFGGQADMAARIAAAGFPVFRFDRRGIGDSEGENRGFRHSAKDIAAAIDAFRAMVPQMGRVIAFGNCDAASALMLAGGAGCDGLVLSNPWTIEHSATGGAAHDAPPPAAIRARYLEKLKNPREVIRLLSGGVNLSKLAQGLVQALRPPPPPSSLATEMAEGLAGFSGHVRILLATADRTAQVFEEAWDKGDPRIYRCEGAGHAYVEPEHRDWLTAQILASLRA from the coding sequence ATGACGCGACTTTCTCACACTTTTGCTTGCGGCAGCCGGACCCTTGTTGGCACGCTTGACACCGCACCGGGCAGCACGGGTCTGCTGATCGTGAGTGGCGGCAACGAGATCCGCAGCGGCGCTTTTGGCGGGCAGGCCGACATGGCCGCACGGATCGCCGCCGCCGGCTTCCCGGTGTTCCGCTTCGACCGCCGCGGGATCGGTGACAGCGAGGGCGAAAATCGGGGATTTCGTCATTCAGCCAAAGATATAGCCGCCGCAATTGACGCATTTCGCGCGATGGTGCCGCAGATGGGCCGAGTCATCGCTTTCGGCAATTGCGATGCCGCTTCGGCTTTGATGCTGGCAGGCGGTGCAGGTTGTGACGGGCTGGTGCTGTCCAATCCCTGGACCATCGAACACAGCGCGACTGGCGGTGCCGCGCACGACGCCCCGCCCCCCGCAGCGATCCGCGCGCGTTACCTCGAAAAGCTCAAGAATCCACGTGAAGTCATCCGCTTGCTGAGCGGAGGCGTGAACCTGTCCAAGCTTGCCCAAGGTCTTGTCCAAGCCCTGCGACCGCCCCCGCCGCCCTCCAGTCTTGCAACAGAGATGGCCGAGGGGCTGGCGGGCTTCAGCGGCCATGTGCGGATCCTGCTCGCCACCGCTGACCGCACAGCACAAGTGTTCGAGGAAGCATGGGACAAGGGTGATCCGCGCATCTATCGTTGCGAGGGGGCAGGCCACGCCTATGTCGAGCCGGAACATCGCGACTGGCTGACGGCTCAGATCCTTGCGAGCTTACGCGCCTAA
- a CDS encoding class I SAM-dependent RNA methyltransferase: MTASEPIIRLAAKGDGVTASGRHVAGAVPGDVVDGYGAITPGPHHILPACRHFGTCGGCQLQHVDDAMLADFVRDRVVNAAKGQGLEPDELLPVHLSPPHTRRRAGLHGLRTARGAVLGYREGGSHRVVDLAECPVLHPALAALIAPLSKFVATHGPKGMVGIDLTLADQGVEANLTHFPLEGLGPTEAALDFAREQGLARLTIDQGYGPETMWEPEPVTVTLAGVPVSLPPGAFLQATHDAEARMAVDAADWLASARVVADLFGGLGTFAFALREGRKVLAVEAERAAHLACKTAGALSGGQVLALHRDLFRSPLQPAELNRFDAVLLDPPRAGARAQVAEIAQSTVARLVYVSCNPSSWARDAAMLTEAGFRLVKLRPVGQFRWSTHVELVSYFER, from the coding sequence GTGACCGCTTCCGAACCCATCATCCGCCTCGCCGCCAAGGGCGACGGCGTGACCGCCTCCGGTCGCCATGTCGCAGGCGCGGTGCCGGGCGATGTGGTCGACGGGTACGGGGCAATCACGCCCGGGCCGCACCATATCCTGCCTGCCTGCCGCCACTTCGGCACCTGCGGCGGGTGCCAGTTGCAGCACGTCGATGATGCGATGCTGGCCGATTTCGTGCGCGACCGTGTGGTCAACGCGGCGAAGGGGCAGGGGCTGGAGCCTGACGAACTGCTTCCCGTGCATCTGTCTCCCCCGCATACCCGCCGCCGCGCGGGGCTGCATGGCCTTCGCACAGCCAGGGGCGCGGTGCTGGGATACCGCGAGGGCGGATCGCATCGCGTTGTCGATCTGGCCGAGTGTCCGGTGCTGCACCCCGCGCTCGCCGCTCTGATCGCGCCCTTGAGCAAGTTCGTCGCCACGCATGGCCCCAAGGGGATGGTGGGGATTGATCTGACGCTGGCCGATCAGGGGGTGGAAGCAAACCTCACCCACTTTCCGCTCGAAGGGCTGGGGCCGACCGAAGCAGCGCTCGATTTCGCGCGCGAACAAGGGCTTGCGCGGCTCACGATTGATCAGGGTTACGGGCCTGAGACCATGTGGGAGCCAGAACCCGTCACAGTGACGCTCGCCGGGGTTCCGGTCAGCCTTCCGCCCGGCGCCTTTCTTCAGGCGACTCATGATGCCGAAGCCCGGATGGCCGTTGATGCCGCCGATTGGCTCGCTTCTGCGCGGGTGGTCGCCGATCTGTTCGGGGGTCTCGGCACCTTCGCCTTTGCGCTCAGAGAGGGGCGCAAGGTGCTCGCCGTCGAGGCCGAGCGCGCGGCGCATCTTGCCTGCAAGACCGCCGGAGCGCTGTCGGGTGGGCAGGTGTTGGCGCTGCACCGTGATCTGTTCCGATCGCCGCTCCAGCCGGCTGAATTGAACCGCTTCGACGCCGTGCTGCTTGATCCCCCCCGCGCCGGAGCCCGCGCGCAAGTCGCCGAGATTGCGCAAAGCACGGTTGCACGGCTGGTCTATGTCAGCTGCAACCCGTCAAGCTGGGCGCGCGATGCGGCGATGCTGACCGAGGCAGGTTTCCGGCTTGTCAAGTTGCGCCCTGTCGGCCAGTTCCGCTGGTCTACCCATGTGGAATTGGTTAGCTATTTCGAGCGTTAG